A stretch of DNA from Pseudomonas sp. HN11:
GGCGTAAACACCGAAGAGTTGACCGCCTGGCGCACGGGCAAGCTGGTCTTCAACAATGCTTTGCTGGGCGAAGTGGCGCGGGAGGTTTCACGTTATCGTGAGCAACCGCTGCGTGTCAGTACACCTGCCGTCGGCAACCTGCGCCTGACCAGCGTGCTCAAGGCCAATGATACCGACGCTTTGCTCAAAGCCCTGCCGCACATACTGCCGGTGGCCTTGCGCACCTTGCCGGATGGCAGCCAGGAAATTATTTCACGCTGACATTCAGGTTTTTTCCGAGTTCTTCGTCTTCTCCTGCAACTGCAACTGGTTTGCATTAACAGCCGCACACTCTTGCGATCACAGGACTGGGTTCGACGTGAAAAAACTCGCCGTTAACAACAATAAAATCTCCCGCTGGGCGCCGCTGGCCCTGGCGCTTGCAGTCAGTGCCGCGCTCCCTGCGGCCTACGCAGCCGATGCTATTCACATCCAGGCCCAGCCCCTGGGCGCGGCACTGAGTCAACTGGGCCAGCAGACTTCCCTGCAAGTGTTCTTCAGCCCTGACTTGGTCGCAGGCAAGCAGGCGCCGGCGGTAGACGGCAACCTTTCCTCTGAACAAGCCTTGCGCCAACTGCTGCAAGGCAGCGGCCTGGACTACCAGATGGATGCCGGCTCCGTGACCCTGCGCCCACTGAACAGTGGCACCGGTGAAGCCGGTTCGCCCCTGGAGCTGGGTGCCACCGATATTAAAGTGGTGGGTGACTGGCTGGGTGATGCCAATGCTGAAGTGGTGCAGAACCACCCCGGCGCACGCACGGTGATCCGCCGTGAAGCCATGGTGGAGCAGGGCGCAATGAACGTCGGCGACGTGCTGCGTCGTGTGCCTGGCGTGCAGGTGCAGGAATCCAACGGCACCGGCGGCAGCGACATCTCCCTCAACGTCGGCGTACGTGGCCTGACATCGCGGCTGTCGCCACGTTCTACCGTGCTGATCGACGGCGTGCCCGCCGCGTTTGCGCCTTATGGCCAGCCGCAATTGTCGATGGCGCCGATTTCAGCGGGTAACCTGGACAGCATCGACGTGGTGCGCGGCGCCGGTTCCGTGCGTTACGGGCCACAAAACGTCGGCGGCGTGATCAACTTCGTGACCCGTGCCATTCCCGAGAAATTCTCCGGCGAAGTCGGCACCACCCTGCAAACCTCCGCCCATGGCGGCTGGAAGCATGTGGACAACGCCTTTATCGGCGGCACCGCCGACAACGGCATCGGCGTCGCTTTGCTGTATTCCGGGGTCAATGGCAACGGTTACCGCAACAGCAACAATTCCAACGACATCGACGACGTGATCCTCAAGACCCACTGGGCGCCGACCGATCAAGATGATTTCTCGCTGAACTTTCACTACTACGACGCCAGCGCCGACATGCCCGGCGGCCTGACCCAGAAACAATTCGACGCCAACCCGTACCAATCGGTGCGTGACTGGGACAACTTCAGCGGTCGCCGCAAGGACGTGTCCTTCAAGTACATCCGCCAGATCGACGACCGCACTCAGGCCGAAGTGCTGACTTACTATTCCGACAGTTTCCGCGGCAGCAACATCGCCAACCGCGACCTCAAGACGATCGGCTCTTACCCGCGCACCTACTACACCTTTGGCATCGAGCCGCGGGTGTCCCATGTGTTCGACGTGGGTCCGAGTACCCAGGAAGTCAGCCTGGGTTATCGCTACCTCAAGGAGGGCATGCATGAGCAGGCCACCAGCCTGAACCTGGTCAACAATGTGCCTACGCCGGGTGGGCAGAGCGATGGTCACGTCTATCAGGACCGCACCGGGGGCACCGAGGCCAACGCGTTCTATATCGACAACAAAGTAGATATCGGCAAGTGGACCATCACGCCGGGGATCCGCTTCGAGGACATCCGTACCGAATGGCACGACCGCCCGGTGGTTGCCTTGAACGGCACGCGTACCCAGGAAAAACGCCGTGAAGTCCACAACAACGAACCGCTGCCGGCCTTGAGCGTGATGTACCACGTCTCCGACGCCTGGAAACTGTTCGCCAACTACGAGACGTCGTTTGGCAGCCTGCAATACTTCCAACTGGGCCAGGGCGGCACAGGCGACCAGACCGCCAATGGCCTGAACCCGGAAAAGGCCAAGACCTACGAGGTGGGTACGCGCTACAACGACAATGTCTGGGGCGGTGAGCTGACGTTCTTCTACATCGACTTCTCGGATGAGCTGCAATACGTCAGCAACGACGTGGGCTGGACTAACCTCGGCGCTACCAAGCACACCGGTATCGAGGCCTCGGCCCACTACGACCTGTCGAATCTGGACCCGCGCCTTGACGGCCTGACCGCCAATGCCGGCTTCACCTATACCAAGGCCACCTCGGAGGGCGATGTACCGTTCAAGGGCCGTGACCTGCCACTGTACTCCCGTGAAGTGGCCACGTTGGGCCTGCGTTATGATGTCAACCGCTGGACCCACAACCTGGATGTGTACGCCCAGTCCGGCCAGCGTGCGCCGGGGACCACGAGTACCTATATCACCCAAGGCACCGCCGATGGTCAATTTGGTGATATCCCTGGTTATGTCTCGGTCAACGTGCGCAGCGGTTACGACTTTGGCGAGCAATTGTCCAACCTGAAGCTGGGTGTCGGCGTGAAAAACGTCTTCGACCAGCAACACTACACCCGCTCCAGTGACAACAACGCTGGGTTGTATCTCGGCGAACCCCGTACGTTCTTCGTACAGGCCAGCGTCGGTTTCTGACCCACCGCGATTCAAAAAATCGCAGTCCCTTTCAGGGCTGCGATTTTTTTTGCCTGTTTCCTACGCCTACACGGCACATCTGTATGGTTGTTCTGGAACTGATTCCGACATGATCCCCACATATGGATACACCTGAGGAGCAACAGGCTGAAGGTGACGCCTAACGTATTGGAGAAACTTATGTCGGTATCCACCCTCGATTCATCCCCCTCCGCTTCATCCACGCGTGAGTTTGCGCCCACCTCTCCCAAGCCTCAGGCCAAGGCCAGCGATTCGGCGCTTGCTGCGCCTTCCTTCAGTGGCCAGAGTCCTGCGCGCGTCAGTTTCAGCTCCCGCGAAAGCCAGGCCGGCCCTGTGTTCGGCGATGCTCAGGCGCAGACCGACCGTAGCAGCCTTCAGCACGCTGCTGTGTTGCCTGGTGTCATGGATAAGCTCAAGCACTGGATGGGCAATTGGTTTGGTGGGCACCGGCCTCCCATGCATTCTGGGTGTAATAATCCGCCACCAAGACCGAATCCTGGGTGGAGTAACCCACCGCCGCGCCCCATGCCCACCCTTGGCAGGCCGCATCCGACCCAGCCAGGCAGGCCCGACCCACACTACTCACTGAAGAATAATGAACAATTGGCTCAGCAGTTACTCGACAACTTCGATGCTTTCAGGGATCCCAAGAACCCAGGTTATGTCAGCGTTGACAGTATTCATGCGATGGCGAACAGAGGGTGGTCGAGTGATCCTGTCATGAACGAGAACATTCGTCTGGCCAAGGAGTTGTTGCGGCGTCCGAAGCTGATCGATGCCGCCGACCGGCACAGCACCACAGGCGCGCTGGATGGCCTGATCGACCGGCAAAAGCTGGGTATGATTATCAGGGGAGATAACTACTTCAAGTACGCCAGTGACAAGCAATTGGTCCAAGAGATGCTTGATCATTTCAAGGAATTGAAGGGCGGGCAGTGGGGGCCATACCTGCGGGTCAAGGATCTGGAAAGGTTGGCTGCACGCCCACTGACGGGTGATTCTGCAAGGGACCATCTAACCCAGTTGGCGCAGGAATTCCTCAAACGTAGCGATTTAGTGGAGGAGATGGCCGACTGGTTTGGCCGAATCCGCTGGAAAACGTTGAACTCGGCTTCTCTCTGATTATCCCTACGGCGCCGTAACACAGGGTTACGGTGTTTGCCCCAATTATGTCAGGAACTGTTTACGTCCCTTTGCCACACAGATCATGTCCAACGGATTTAATCAATACGGTCGCTTTTCGATTCCGCATGAGGGCTAGCCAATGACGTCAACCTCCCTTCAACCCCCTTCATCCGGCTGTCAGATATTGTTTTGCAAACACCATGAAACGGATCATCCGTCAGCAGATCGCGGCGCGATTGTGCAACATCCCTTGGCTCCGTCGTTTGCCCATGCCGCCGAAACCCGGCGAATGAAGGCTTTCACCGGCCAGAGCAAATTTCAGGCGCCGGTCGCCGATGACTTTTCCCGCGGCCTGGCCGAACCTAGCGGGTCTTCCAGTGATGATGACAAGGTGCTGCGGCGCGCTGGAGTGATCAACGGCTTGACGGCCTGGTTGCGTCGGCAAACGCTGAGTTGATCCTGCGTGGCGCACGTGTTTTTACATGCTGTCATTGGTCTACATCGATCAACCGGAACTGTTACGCCCCTCCGACCACACATCGAGTGCCTGTCTGACTGAAATCCATTTGATGATTTCGGCCATCTCGGTGGCGATTACCTGGCAGGCATGTAACTGAAAAAGTTGGAGAGACCCATGAGACTTGAGGGTGCATCAATCCCTGTACGGCCGTCGGCCCCGGACGAGTCGACTGTACGTACAGCTACGCCACCATTGGCCCTCCAGCCAGAACCCTGGAATGAGGCCCGTCCTTTGCCGACTGGCGGGGTATTTCGCAGACCACTGCTATTGAGTGAGACACCATCGGTACTGCATCACAGGGAGCTGCAGAATGCCCCTGTGGCACGCACGAAGCCCCATGAGCCGGGTGCGAAGTCCTCTGACAGCCAATTGGCGACAGCCCTGGAGAAAAATTTCGGGTTACTGCATCCGTTCCTCAAGGAAGGTCGGCTGACGTGGTCAGCATTGCTGCGGGTTGCTGCAGAACCTACAGGGCAAAACGAAGAGTTTGATAAAACAATTAAAATCGTCAGCGAAATTATCGGGCGTCCCCCGTTGAGGGACGCGATCATAAGCCGCTATGGCGATATTACGAGAGACAGTCTCAAAGCGGCTGCTTCGGCGTTGCTGGGCAACAGCTCGTCAAGCGAATTCAGCCAGGATCCGTTCCATGCTCAAGGCAATGCCAGGGTGGTTCAAGCCCTGCAAGGTCAGTTCGAGCAATTGAGAGACAAAACCAAGGATCGGACGTTTCTATTCGAACAGCACCAGTATGTCAAAATTGACACACTCAAAGCGGTGATGCAGGACCCATACGACGTCGATCAACATGGTGCACCTGTACTGGAGCCGTTTACGGGTATGCCCAAGTCCAAGTACAGCGAGCTTTGCGTCTATACCGCCAGGAACATCCTCGAGCGTCCAGGGTTGTTGCCCTCGCTGGTGCAAGCCAATGGCGCGCGACTGTTTGGTCCACCTCATCATGAAGGTTGTCTCAGCAATAAAAGCCTCGACCGCTGGCTGGAGCAGGATCACGCGCGCAAGGCGCGCTGACGCTTACACCTTGAGGATCCTGCCACTGATAGCCACGGCCGCCAGCAACACCGCGATCAGCACAAAGGCGGTGCTCAGGCTGCTGCCATGGGCGATAAAGCCGATCACAGCGGGGCCGGCAAGAATGCCGGCATAACCCAGAGTGGTAATGGCAGGCACCGCGATATGTTCTGGCATGGCCTTTTGCTTGCCGACTGCGGTGTAGAGCACCGGCACGATATTCGAGCAACCGGCACCCACCAAGGCATACCCGAGCAGCGCGGTTTCCCACGCCGGGAACAAGGTCGCCAGCAACATGCCAGCAGTGGCCAGTGCACCGCCGATCATGATGACTCGGGTGGCGCCCAGTCGTCGCACAATGGCGTCACCCGTCAGGCGCCCGGCAGTCATGGTCAGGGCGAACGCTGCATAACCAAGGCCCGCATAGGCTTCGTCCAGACCTCGTTCTGCGCTGAGGAATACAGCGCTCCAGTCGAGTACGGCACCCTCGGCCAAAAACACAATGAAACACAGGCAACCGATAAACAGCACCACGCCGTGGGGTACTGCAAACGCGGGGCCGGAGCTCTCACTGCCGTAAGGCAGCAGGTGCGGCCCTGCCTTGAGCAACGCCACGGCCATGATGACGATCACCACCAAGGTTGCCTGCAGTGGCGATAAGCCCAGCCCCAGCAACCCGGCAACCCCCGCCGCGCCGACGATGCCCCCCAGGCTGAACAGACCGTGGAAGCCCGACATCATGGTTTTGCCGCTGGCGCGCTCGACGATCACCGCCTGCAGGTTGACCGTTGAATCCACCGTACCCAGGCCAGCGCCAAACAGGAACAATCCTGCTATCAGCAGTGGAATTGAGCTGACGGTTGCCAGCATCGGCAAGGCCAGGCAGATCATGATCGTGCCGGCGCTCAACACGCGTCGGCAGCCATAGCGTGACGCCAGTGCGCCTGCCACCGGCATCGCGATGATCGACCCCACGCCCAGGCACAGCAGCAACAGGCCAAGCGTACCTTCATTCAGGTTTGCACGCGCCTTGGCGTAAGGCACCAGCGGTGCCCAGGCGGCGATGCCGAAGCCGGCGATGAAAAAAGCGATGCGGGTCGACATTTGTTCCAGCCGGCCGGGAACCACGGGTGCTGAGGTGGAGATGGCAGTCATGAAAAATCCTTGGTTTTGCATTCAACGAACGGTGTCCGGCGTGACATCCTTGCACATCAGGTCCTTTGGAGCGAGCCGGGTGTCTCTGGGTCTTTGATGATCGTGAATTTTATTTTTACAAGCTGGAACCTCGTGGCGGTTGATTGCCACCCAAGAGTCATCGAGTGCGTAGGAGGCGGTCTGGAAGGTGCGTAATCCCTGTGGGAACTGATGAACCCCAGGTTTCTCGCGGTGGATTACCACCTTCCAGGCCGCCTCTGAAACGTCAGGTAGACCATGACTTGAAAGCATAGATCGCACACAATCGAACACACTTTGCTGTTTCGATCATCAATGCATGTTCAAGTGGACGACCTTATGACCCGGTTCTACGACGCCCGCGGCAATATTTATGGCGTGGTCAGCCCGACCGTATTAAGAAGCAAGGGCATTGATCTACCCGAAAACGCTGCCCTGGCCGCGCAGACTCGCGCCCGTTGGACGACGTCAGCTATCGCATCCGAATGCAGTTGGGGTTCGATGCCACGCCCGAACGGCGCCAAGGCCCACCGTTGCGATGGTCTGCTGGTCGGGCCGTTCCAGGCCACACCGCCGTTCGATCTGCTGATCATCAACACCGACGGTTCCCTGGCCGAACGCAGTGGTAATGGTCTGACGATTTTCGCCCAGGCGCTTACTGACCAGGGCTTGATGGCAGAGGCCTGTGAGTTGCGGGTCCATCACGACCAACCGGACGCGATATCGCCAGTCATCACTCGCGTCGAGCCGGCCGTGCGTGAGCGGGTTGCAGGGTTCTGGCTCGAACTGGGTTCGCCCGAGTTCGGGCCAGTAGCGGTGTGCGCAAAGAGCATTGATCAGGCGTTTCTGGGCGCCACTGAGATGAGTCATATCAGAGCGCTGGCGGCGCTCAATCCTGAATGGGCAAACAGTCAATTTGTGCGGGTGGGTAATCCCCATTGCGTGACGTTGGTCGAGCAGGTATCGGCACTGCCGGATAACGCACAGATGCAGCAGCCGGCGCTGTTCAAACCCTTGCAGGCGATTGCCTTCGCACCGCCGATGGGTGAAGGTCGGCCCTGCCTTGCCGGGGTCAACTTGCAATGGGCGGCGCGACAGCCGGGTAATCGAATCATCGCACGGGTGTTCGAGCGGGGAGAGGGGCCTACCGCGTCTTCGGGTACCAGTGCCACCGCCGTGGCTTGCGCAGGGTGGCGTGCGGGTTGGGTCGAGGATGGGGAGGTCGCCGTGGTAATGCCGGGTGGCGTTGCGCCAGTGCGTCTGCGCACTCAGGATGAGAGGTTGCTGGGTGTCAGTCTATTCGGGGCTGCAAGCCTACAGGTGTAGTGTGTGGAAACCGCTGATGCTGTAATTCGGTGTCGGCTGTTTCTTTAATAGTTAGTTGCGTATATGAAGTTATGTGTAGGGCATTTCTTGTTGATAAGAAGTGGCGATTTGACTCGTTTTATTTTTTTGTAAAAGACCTTTCTAGTTTGGTTGTACGAAACTTCTTTTTTATTTTTCAACGGCCGTTTTTCGCCTGTAATCGCTAAGCTTTGGCACGTTCAGGTGCTTTTTCGGTCACTCATTCTGCGTGTGGCGAGAGAAGGTTTTTCAGGGTGATCATGTATTAACGACGGGTAACAACGGATGGTTGACACGTTTGTTTTGTCACGTTTCAAACTGGTTCTTCCAGGCATAAGTAATGACTTCCAGGTGTTGGCATTCAAAGGCAGCGAGGCCCTTGATCAGCCGTTTTCCATTCAGGTACAGGTAGTGAGTGAAAACCCATGCCTTGATCTGGAGGCATTGCTTCATCAACCCGCTTACCTGGACTTCGGCGACATGAGCGAAGGCCTGCATGGGCAGGTTTACGCCGTTGGCCGGGACGACCCGGGGCGACGGATCACTCGCTATCACCTGACCCTGGTCCCCCGTCTGGCCTACCTTGCGCACCGGCGCGACCAGCGGATTTTCCAGCAGCGCAGTGTGCCGCAGATCATTGCAACGGTTCTTGAACAGCACGGTATTCTGGCGGACGCCTATACCTTTGAGCTGGGTCCGGTAGTTTATCCGCCGCGCACGTTCTGTGTGCAGTATGCGGAAAGCGATCTGCACTTCATTCAGCGGCTTTGCGAAGAAGAGGGTATTCACTACCATTTCCGCCACAGCGCGGATGCTCATCTGTTGGTGTTTGGTGATGACCAGACGGTATTTCGCCGCTTGCCCGTGCAGCGCTATTGCCCGGGTGGCGGGCCGCACGCTGATACGCAGGTTGTTCAACGGTTCGATGTTCGCCTCGCCACCCGCAGCCAGAAGACGGTGCGCCGCGATCATGATTTCGAACATCCTTCGTTGCACCTGCAGGACTCTGCAGGGTCTGTTCCGACGCAACCGCTTGAGGATTATCACTACCCCGCAGGATTCATCGACCGCGCTCGGGGTAAGCGATTGGCGCGCCGGGGTCTGGAGCGCCACCAACGCGACCGTCGTCGCGCATTGGGCAAGAGTGATCAACCCACGCTGCGCAGCGGGCATTTCCTCCAATTGAGCGATCACCCCGATCCGTCCTGCAATGATTTGTGGCTCATTACGTCGGTTCGTCACGAAGGCTATCAACCGCAGGTGCTGGAGGAGGCGACACCCCCGGCTGATGGGTTCCGGGGGTATCGCAATCGCTTTACCGCGACACCCTGGCAGGCGGTGCATCGACCGCCTCTCAAGCATCCCAAGCCGACCCTCCATGGCAGCCAGACGGCAACGGTGACCGGGCCTGCCGGTGAAGAGGTGCATTGCGACGCCCATGGTCGGGTAAAGATTCGTTTTCACTGGGATCGCCTGGACATGACGAATGAGAAAAGCAGTTGCTGGGTACGCGTCGCGTCCGGGTGGGCGGGTGACGGGTTCGGTGCAACCATGATCCCAAGGGTCGGTATGGAAGTGCTGGTGACCTTTCTGGAAGGCGATCCGGACCGGCCGTTGATCAACGGTTGCCTGCCGAACGCGTTGCACCGTCCGGCCTATCTTTTGCCGCAGCACAAGACCCGCAGTGTCTTGCGCAGCAGCTCCCTCGGCGGTGCAGGTTCGAACGAGTTATACCTGGAAGACCGCCGTGGCGAAGAGCTCGTTTATCTTCGCGCGCAGCGGGACCTGGAGCAGCAGGTCGGCCATGACAGTCGGTTGGAGGTGATGGGGGAGCGGCAGGAAGTCATCCATGGCATGAGTACGGTTCATCTGGGAAGCGAAGAGCATCGTCATGTCACCGGCGATCGCAACGTCGTGCTCAAGGCAAGCGACCACCTTGATGTACAAGGCGATAGCCGGACCCATATAGGTCAGACCTTGATCGTTGAAGCCGGGCAGCAGCTTCACCTCAAGTCCGGTTCCAGCCTGGTAATTGATGCCGGTGTGCAATTGAGCCTCAAGGCCGGTGGGGAGCATCTGGTCATCCAGGCGGGCGGCATCTTCAGCAGTCGCCCCATTAGCCTTGGCGGTTTGCCGTCCGTCACCCGGTTGACGGGTGTCGCGGCGTCGTCCGATCGGCCAAAGATCGCTACGGTGCAAGGCAGCATCGGAAACTTGGCCAGGCAATTGGGCGCGGATTATTGCCCGGTATGCGAGCGCTGTCGTGAAGGCCTGTGTGACCTGCCGGGGAGGGCTGCTTGATGCCGAACATGCCAGAGCAATGGATGGCTCAACAACAGCACGCAGGGCGGCGACTGTGTTTGATCCTTGAGGGCCAGAACGACGCATGCCAGCCGCTATTGGCAATACGGGATTTGGCGGAATATCGCAGCCTTTACGCCGAGACCGCGCTAGCGGAGTTGGCGGCGCAAGGCCCGGTGATTCTGCTGCTGGAGCAGTTGAGCGAACCCGCATTGCTCGGCCTACTGCAACTTCCCGAGGCGAACTGGGGGTGGCTGGGCAGTTTGCCAAGTGAAGACCTGGCCGCCGTGACACGACACTGGCGCGAGCGGCTGCTGGTGGGCCCACAAGGCGCGCAATCGATGTACCGTTTTCACGACAACCGTACCCTGGCGCGTGCGCTGGCCTATCTATGCCCGGACCACTGGCCGGTATACCTCGGGCCGTTGATCAGCGTGTGCTACTGGCATGAAGACCGCTGGCACACGGGTGACAACCCGGCCCCCGGTGAGTATCCGTTGCCTGACCCGGCTCCCTGGCTGAGTACGCCCAACCCAAATGGCGAAGCCATCCTGCACGCCAATATCCTGCGTTATCTGTTGGCCGAACACAGTGAGGATCTGATCGCATTAGTGGAATTCCAGGACCCAAGAATCTGGCTGGACCACGTATTGAAAAAAGCTCGGGGCTGGCAATGGCAGGCGCCGGACCAGCTGGAATTTCTGGTGGTGCGCCAGTTGGAAGAGGTTACGCGAAGCAGTGTTATTCGGTGGCAGCCGGTAATTGGTGAAACCCCGCGGGAGCACTTTGACCGGGTGGTTGAACAGTGGAGATTGGCGGAGGCAAAGGATGAATAAGCCAAGGTTGGTTCTGTTCATTGCGGTGGCGTTGTCAGGGCTAACTGGGTGTGCGGGGAAGTCGGTCGATAGCTTTACGTTGGAGGTGGATTTACCGGCGGAGTTTCGCTTCATCGGTGGCGCCAACTACGGGCCTGCGACCGGGGAAACCTGCACGTTGCCGAATCGTCGAGGCAAGAGGCCGGAGCGGAAGATTTTCATTGCGCGCTACAAACCGGTGGCTGAACGGGTGAGTTTTGAACTGCCGCTGACGGAGGTGATTGAAGGTTGCCCTACGGTTTTGTGGAGTGTGGACTTTGATATTTATGCGAAGTGGGGAAAGAGAGATACAGACGTTGGGGGGGACATTGCAGGTTTCTCAATTTCGGACCCTTCTAACGCCGATAGACCTGAGATGCCAGAAACAGGTGTTCAGGAACTCCATAAGCAATGTCAGTGGTTTTTCCGGACAGTGGGCCCTCAGCATGCGATCAGAAAGATTCTCGAGTGCCGTTCACTGGGGGCAGTGAGTCCTTTGCCTCGGCTCATGCAACGAGAACAGTTAGCAGGGAAAACCCTCAGGATGGTGCTGACTGTCACTGATCGGGAAGAACCAGCGTTTGGCGATAGTTGGGTTGCCGTTCCGGGCGGCTGGAAGCGATGCAAAGGTAAAAGTTTTGAAGATTTGGATGCGTTTTGCAACGGCAATACGACCGACTTCAAGCCCATAAAAATGCCGGATGGTCGCGTCTGTGATGTTTATCCAACATGTAAGTAACTAGGAGCAGGTTCATGAACATGGATGCAAGGAAGCAGTCTTTTTTCAGTGATAGCAGACCAGCCTGTTCATTGCGCGGGCATTGGGTGAGTTTTTGCCTGGTCGATGAACAGGGTGTCGGAGTGGCATACGGTGGCCTGCCTTACACCGTCCACGATAGTGCAGGGCAGCAGTACAAAGGCAGGCTGAATGGAGAAGGTTTTGCGAAGCTACAAGATATTTACTGTGGGCCAGCGGTGCTTGTTTTTGACGATCTGTATTCAGGCATGGAGCAGCCTTATC
This window harbors:
- a CDS encoding type VI secretion system Vgr family protein; translation: MVDTFVLSRFKLVLPGISNDFQVLAFKGSEALDQPFSIQVQVVSENPCLDLEALLHQPAYLDFGDMSEGLHGQVYAVGRDDPGRRITRYHLTLVPRLAYLAHRRDQRIFQQRSVPQIIATVLEQHGILADAYTFELGPVVYPPRTFCVQYAESDLHFIQRLCEEEGIHYHFRHSADAHLLVFGDDQTVFRRLPVQRYCPGGGPHADTQVVQRFDVRLATRSQKTVRRDHDFEHPSLHLQDSAGSVPTQPLEDYHYPAGFIDRARGKRLARRGLERHQRDRRRALGKSDQPTLRSGHFLQLSDHPDPSCNDLWLITSVRHEGYQPQVLEEATPPADGFRGYRNRFTATPWQAVHRPPLKHPKPTLHGSQTATVTGPAGEEVHCDAHGRVKIRFHWDRLDMTNEKSSCWVRVASGWAGDGFGATMIPRVGMEVLVTFLEGDPDRPLINGCLPNALHRPAYLLPQHKTRSVLRSSSLGGAGSNELYLEDRRGEELVYLRAQRDLEQQVGHDSRLEVMGERQEVIHGMSTVHLGSEEHRHVTGDRNVVLKASDHLDVQGDSRTHIGQTLIVEAGQQLHLKSGSSLVIDAGVQLSLKAGGEHLVIQAGGIFSSRPISLGGLPSVTRLTGVAASSDRPKIATVQGSIGNLARQLGADYCPVCERCREGLCDLPGRAA
- a CDS encoding DUF4123 domain-containing protein, with protein sequence MPNMPEQWMAQQQHAGRRLCLILEGQNDACQPLLAIRDLAEYRSLYAETALAELAAQGPVILLLEQLSEPALLGLLQLPEANWGWLGSLPSEDLAAVTRHWRERLLVGPQGAQSMYRFHDNRTLARALAYLCPDHWPVYLGPLISVCYWHEDRWHTGDNPAPGEYPLPDPAPWLSTPNPNGEAILHANILRYLLAEHSEDLIALVEFQDPRIWLDHVLKKARGWQWQAPDQLEFLVVRQLEEVTRSSVIRWQPVIGETPREHFDRVVEQWRLAEAKDE
- a CDS encoding type III secretion effector protein translates to MARTKPHEPGAKSSDSQLATALEKNFGLLHPFLKEGRLTWSALLRVAAEPTGQNEEFDKTIKIVSEIIGRPPLRDAIISRYGDITRDSLKAAASALLGNSSSSEFSQDPFHAQGNARVVQALQGQFEQLRDKTKDRTFLFEQHQYVKIDTLKAVMQDPYDVDQHGAPVLEPFTGMPKSKYSELCVYTARNILERPGLLPSLVQANGARLFGPPHHEGCLSNKSLDRWLEQDHARKAR
- a CDS encoding MFS transporter, yielding MTAISTSAPVVPGRLEQMSTRIAFFIAGFGIAAWAPLVPYAKARANLNEGTLGLLLLCLGVGSIIAMPVAGALASRYGCRRVLSAGTIMICLALPMLATVSSIPLLIAGLFLFGAGLGTVDSTVNLQAVIVERASGKTMMSGFHGLFSLGGIVGAAGVAGLLGLGLSPLQATLVVIVIMAVALLKAGPHLLPYGSESSGPAFAVPHGVVLFIGCLCFIVFLAEGAVLDWSAVFLSAERGLDEAYAGLGYAAFALTMTAGRLTGDAIVRRLGATRVIMIGGALATAGMLLATLFPAWETALLGYALVGAGCSNIVPVLYTAVGKQKAMPEHIAVPAITTLGYAGILAGPAVIGFIAHGSSLSTAFVLIAVLLAAVAISGRILKV
- a CDS encoding type III secretion effector protein is translated as MSVSTLDSSPSASSTREFAPTSPKPQAKASDSALAAPSFSGQSPARVSFSSRESQAGPVFGDAQAQTDRSSLQHAAVLPGVMDKLKHWMGNWFGGHRPPMHSGCNNPPPRPNPGWSNPPPRPMPTLGRPHPTQPGRPDPHYSLKNNEQLAQQLLDNFDAFRDPKNPGYVSVDSIHAMANRGWSSDPVMNENIRLAKELLRRPKLIDAADRHSTTGALDGLIDRQKLGMIIRGDNYFKYASDKQLVQEMLDHFKELKGGQWGPYLRVKDLERLAARPLTGDSARDHLTQLAQEFLKRSDLVEEMADWFGRIRWKTLNSASL
- a CDS encoding diaminopimelate epimerase, which gives rise to MTRFYDARGNIYGVVSPTVLRSKGIDLPENAALAAQTRARWTTSAIASECSWGSMPRPNGAKAHRCDGLLVGPFQATPPFDLLIINTDGSLAERSGNGLTIFAQALTDQGLMAEACELRVHHDQPDAISPVITRVEPAVRERVAGFWLELGSPEFGPVAVCAKSIDQAFLGATEMSHIRALAALNPEWANSQFVRVGNPHCVTLVEQVSALPDNAQMQQPALFKPLQAIAFAPPMGEGRPCLAGVNLQWAARQPGNRIIARVFERGEGPTASSGTSATAVACAGWRAGWVEDGEVAVVMPGGVAPVRLRTQDERLLGVSLFGAASLQV
- a CDS encoding type III secretion protein; translated protein: MTSTSLQPPSSGCQILFCKHHETDHPSADRGAIVQHPLAPSFAHAAETRRMKAFTGQSKFQAPVADDFSRGLAEPSGSSSDDDKVLRRAGVINGLTAWLRRQTLS
- a CDS encoding TonB-dependent siderophore receptor, encoding MKKLAVNNNKISRWAPLALALAVSAALPAAYAADAIHIQAQPLGAALSQLGQQTSLQVFFSPDLVAGKQAPAVDGNLSSEQALRQLLQGSGLDYQMDAGSVTLRPLNSGTGEAGSPLELGATDIKVVGDWLGDANAEVVQNHPGARTVIRREAMVEQGAMNVGDVLRRVPGVQVQESNGTGGSDISLNVGVRGLTSRLSPRSTVLIDGVPAAFAPYGQPQLSMAPISAGNLDSIDVVRGAGSVRYGPQNVGGVINFVTRAIPEKFSGEVGTTLQTSAHGGWKHVDNAFIGGTADNGIGVALLYSGVNGNGYRNSNNSNDIDDVILKTHWAPTDQDDFSLNFHYYDASADMPGGLTQKQFDANPYQSVRDWDNFSGRRKDVSFKYIRQIDDRTQAEVLTYYSDSFRGSNIANRDLKTIGSYPRTYYTFGIEPRVSHVFDVGPSTQEVSLGYRYLKEGMHEQATSLNLVNNVPTPGGQSDGHVYQDRTGGTEANAFYIDNKVDIGKWTITPGIRFEDIRTEWHDRPVVALNGTRTQEKRREVHNNEPLPALSVMYHVSDAWKLFANYETSFGSLQYFQLGQGGTGDQTANGLNPEKAKTYEVGTRYNDNVWGGELTFFYIDFSDELQYVSNDVGWTNLGATKHTGIEASAHYDLSNLDPRLDGLTANAGFTYTKATSEGDVPFKGRDLPLYSREVATLGLRYDVNRWTHNLDVYAQSGQRAPGTTSTYITQGTADGQFGDIPGYVSVNVRSGYDFGEQLSNLKLGVGVKNVFDQQHYTRSSDNNAGLYLGEPRTFFVQASVGF